The genomic interval GTCGTGTGCGAGTCGGTGCCGACGCAGGTGTCGGGGTAGGCGCGGAGCACGCCGTCGACGGTGCGGTCGTAGACGACCTTCGCGAGGTGCTCGATGTTGACCTGGTGGACGATGCCGGTTCCCGGGGGGACGACCTTGAAGTCCTGGAACGCGGTCTGGCCCCAGCGAAGGAACTGGTAGCGCTCGCCGTTGCGCTCGTACTCGATCTCGACGTTGCGCTCGAGGGCGTTCTCGGTGCCGAAGAGGTCGGCGATGACCGAGTGGTCGATGACCATCTCGGCGGGCGAGAGCGGGTTGATCTTGTCGGGGTCGCCGCCGAGAGCGGTGACCGCCTCGCGCATCGTCGCGAGGTCGACGATGCAGGGGACGCCGGTGAAGTCCTGCATGACGACGCGCGCCGGCGAGAACTGGATCTCGGTGTTGGGCTCAGCCGTGGGGTCCCACGAGCCGAGCGCCTCGATCTGCGCCTTGGTGACGTTCGCACCATCCTCGGTGCGGAGAAGGTTCTCGAGCAGCACCTTGAGGCTGAACGGGAGCTTCTCGTATCCGGGGACCGTGTCCACCCGGAAGATCTCGTAGTCGGTTCCCCCGACGTTCAGGGTGTCCTTTGCGGAAAAGCTGTTGATGCTCGACACTGTCGTCTCCCTCGTGCGTGTCCGGATGCGCTCGCGGCAATCCTGACGGCCGACGCGGGCGCAGTTCCAGCAAGGCAAGCCTAAGCCCGCTCGCTCCGATGCGCCCGTATCGAATTATCTTGACGTCGAGATACTCTACGCGTCTTCCGGCTGATCCGCCGCACGGCTCGCCGTCCAGGCGCTGCGAACAAGAAGCCACGTCACCCACAGCAGGATCGCGTAGAGCGGCACGCCCATGATGAGCTTCGTGGCCGCCAGCCCCTGCGCGTTCTCGGCGAGGTACAGCGGAAGCTGCACGATGAGCCGGAGCGCGGGCAGCGCAGCCCAGAGGATCGTCGCCACCAGGGCGACCTTGCGCTTGGCGGCATCGGCGCGCCAATCGTCGTCACCGGTGAGCAGCCCAGCGACCACGCCGATGAGCGGGCGACGGACCGCGATGCTCACGAGCATCACCGCGACCATGATCGCGTTGATGCTGAGGCCGACGACGAAGTTGTCCTCCGCGCGCCCCGTCGTGAGAGCGAGGCCGGCGGAGATGCCGATGCCGATCGCACCCGCGATGGCGGGGATCACGGGCTGACGCTGCACCGCGCGGACGGCGATGAACAGCACCGCGATCACGATCGGCGCGACGACCGACGGCACGACCTCCTGCGTGAACGTGTAGACGATCAGGAAGAGAAAGCCCGGCAGGATCGACTCCACGAGCCCGCGCGCGCCGCCGATGGCGCCGAGAAGCGCGGATGCCGTGGGCGCCTGCCCCGGCGTCACATGTCCGAGACCGGAACGCCGGGCTGCGGCCGCGAAGACCTCGCTGAGCGATGGCTCAGCGGGGGTCTCGTGGGATGCGGCGTCGCGGGGCTCTGCGTCGTCAGGCACCCCGGCCATCACGCAGAGGTGCCGGGGTTCGAGCCCTGCACGTTCGCGGGCACGTGCAGCGGGATCAGGTCGCGCGGAGGCATGGGCGTCGTACCGCGCACGACCACGATGCTGCGGAACAGAT from Salinibacterium sp. ZJ70 carries:
- a CDS encoding DUF3159 domain-containing protein produces the protein MAGVPDDAEPRDAASHETPAEPSLSEVFAAAARRSGLGHVTPGQAPTASALLGAIGGARGLVESILPGFLFLIVYTFTQEVVPSVVAPIVIAVLFIAVRAVQRQPVIPAIAGAIGIGISAGLALTTGRAEDNFVVGLSINAIMVAVMLVSIAVRRPLIGVVAGLLTGDDDWRADAAKRKVALVATILWAALPALRLIVQLPLYLAENAQGLAATKLIMGVPLYAILLWVTWLLVRSAWTASRAADQPEDA